Proteins encoded together in one Ictidomys tridecemlineatus isolate mIctTri1 chromosome 3, mIctTri1.hap1, whole genome shotgun sequence window:
- the LOC144375887 gene encoding olfactory receptor 5AC1-like, with protein MMETNETQVTEFVLTGLTDRPGLQVPLFLVFLVIYLITMVGNLGLIALIWKDPHLHTPMYLFLSSLAMADACTSSSVTPKMLINILSKNHKISLVECFIQYYFFCYSATTEIFLLSVMAYDRYVAICNPLLYPVVMSNRLCTCLISMSYVIGFLHPIIHVGLLHRLTFCRSNIIDHFYCEILPLFTISCTDPSINALVAFIFATSIQEFSLLSIIVSYARVLFAILKKKSERGRSKAFSTCGAHLLSVSLFYGTLFFMYVRPGSGPDKYQNKMYSLFYTIIIPLLNPFIYSLRNKEVLGALRKVMKK; from the coding sequence ATGATGGAGACAAATGAGACACAGGTGACTGAGTTTGTTCTCACGGGACTTACAGACCGTCCAGGGCTGCAGGTGCCCCTGTTCCTGGTGTTCCTTGTGATCTACCTCATCACCATGGTGGGCAACCTTGGCCTGATTGCTCTCATCTGGAAGGACCCCCACCTTCACACCCCTATGTACTTATTCCTCAGTAGTTTAGCCATGGCTGATGCGTGTACTTCATCCTCTGTGACCCCCAAGATGCTTATCAACATTTTATCTAAGAATCATAAGATATCCTTGGTTGAGTGCTTCAtccagtattattttttttgttacagTGCAACCACAGAAATTTTTCTCCTGTCAGTGATGGCCTATGATCGCTATGTAGCTATATGCAATCCCTTGCTTTACCCAGTGGTGATGTCGAACAGACTCTGCACTTGTCTGATAAGTATGTCATATGTAAttggttttctgcaccccataattcATGTAGGATTATTACATAGATTGACTTTCTGTAGGTCCAACATAATAGACCATTTCTACTGTGAAATCTTGCCACTGTTTACAATTTCTTGCACTGACCCATCTATTAATGCATTAGTGGCTTTTATATTTGCCACTTCCATACAAGAGTTTTCACTTCTGAGTATCATAGTCTCTTATGCCCGTGTCCTCTTTGCCATCCTGAAAAAGAAGTCTGAGAGGGGAAGAAGCAAAGCCTTCTCTACCTGTGGGgcccatctgctctctgtgtctttgTTCTATGGCACTCTCTTCTTCATGTATGTGCGCCCTGGGTCAGGTCcagataaatatcaaaataaaatgtattcactGTTCTACACCATTATAATTCCCCTGCTAAATCCTTTCATTTATAGCCTGAGAAACAAGGAAGTTTTAGGTGCACTGAGAAAagtgatgaagaaataa